Proteins encoded in a region of the Pirellulales bacterium genome:
- a CDS encoding 6-phosphofructokinase: MSETLARPPHIQSNIRKVAILFAGGPAPAANAVISTAAASFLRNDIQVVGVLYGYSQLVEFGPDRPLVEGRDYIPLDHRALRRTRNTQGIMIGTARTNPGKNVSQPDHLKDPERTAPLRTVHAALRSIGVDALISIGGDDTLKTANKFQRMQDYLPAGEQRIPVVHVPKTIDNDYMGIDFTFGYFTAVETLAEEIRNLLADAEANRTYFLAETMGRSAGWLAYGASIAGEASLVISVEDINGKYLGEEATTDADGQTHTRQVMNVDLVVKRIVATMRTREEVERKEFGVLIMAEGLAEFLPMSYLEGIGRDEHGHISISKVNLNKIFSRLITEEYKRQTGRSRKVTGVQLGYEARCARPHSYDVLLGSQLGVGAYRALIEKQLDGVMISVHGQLELSYVGFDQLVDPQTLVTVVRYVKPGSDFHRLARFLETYINE; this comes from the coding sequence ATGAGCGAAACGCTTGCACGTCCCCCGCACATCCAATCCAACATTCGCAAGGTGGCGATTTTGTTCGCCGGCGGTCCGGCCCCGGCGGCCAACGCCGTGATCTCGACCGCCGCCGCCAGCTTTCTGCGCAACGACATTCAAGTGGTCGGCGTGCTGTATGGCTACTCGCAACTGGTCGAGTTTGGCCCCGACCGGCCGTTGGTCGAAGGGCGCGACTACATCCCGCTCGATCACCGCGCGCTGCGCCGCACGCGCAACACGCAAGGCATCATGATCGGCACCGCGCGCACCAACCCCGGCAAGAACGTCTCGCAACCCGATCACCTCAAAGACCCCGAGCGCACCGCTCCGCTGCGCACGGTGCATGCGGCGCTGCGCTCGATCGGCGTCGACGCGCTCATTTCCATCGGCGGCGACGACACGCTGAAGACCGCCAACAAGTTTCAGCGCATGCAAGATTATCTGCCGGCCGGCGAACAGCGCATCCCGGTGGTGCATGTGCCGAAGACGATCGACAACGACTACATGGGCATCGACTTCACCTTTGGTTACTTCACGGCGGTCGAGACGTTGGCGGAAGAGATTCGCAACCTGCTCGCCGACGCCGAGGCCAACCGCACCTACTTTCTCGCCGAAACGATGGGGCGCAGCGCCGGCTGGCTGGCGTACGGCGCCTCGATCGCCGGCGAGGCAAGCCTGGTGATCAGCGTCGAAGACATCAACGGCAAGTATCTCGGCGAAGAGGCAACCACCGACGCCGACGGTCAGACCCACACGCGCCAGGTGATGAATGTCGATCTGGTGGTCAAGCGGATCGTGGCCACCATGCGCACCCGCGAGGAAGTGGAGCGCAAGGAGTTTGGCGTGTTGATCATGGCCGAGGGACTGGCCGAATTTCTGCCGATGAGCTACCTGGAAGGCATTGGCCGCGACGAACACGGGCATATCTCGATCTCCAAGGTCAACCTTAACAAGATTTTTTCGCGGCTGATCACCGAGGAGTACAAGCGGCAGACCGGTCGCAGCCGCAAAGTGACCGGCGTGCAACTGGGATACGAAGCGCGCTGCGCCCGGCCGCACTCTTACGATGTGCTGCTCGGCAGTCAACTTGGCGTGGGCGCCTACCGCGCGCTGATCGAGAAGCAACTCGACGGCGTGATGATCTCGGTCCACGGGCAACTGGAACTGAGCTACGTCGGCTTCGATCAACTCGTCGACCCGCAAACGCTGGTCACGGTGGTGCGCTACGTGAAGCCCGGCAGCGACTTCCACCGCCTCGCCCGGTTCTTGGAGACGTATATCAACGAGTGA
- a CDS encoding FKBP-type peptidyl-prolyl cis-trans isomerase, which produces MQRSLSIALTLLFLAAPAVAQNAPAGRAAAPRQSIRKAAPPRAGGQPAAATAAAPAGNSGLRDQKEKVSYSLGLDIGRTLKMQAIDVDMNIIMQGCQDGLTGAQPLLTDEQIQEVMQTLQQEIMAREQQKMQAASGQNEDEGSKFLEANKKAKGVVTLPSGLQYKVVKMGSGPKPKATDTVKTHYKGTLISGTEFDSSYKRGEPAVFPVNQVIPGWTEALQLMPVGSKWELYVPAKLAYGERGAGQEIGPNSTLIFEVELLGIEAPQ; this is translated from the coding sequence ATGCAGCGCTCGCTGTCCATCGCACTGACACTCTTGTTTCTCGCCGCGCCCGCTGTCGCGCAGAACGCGCCGGCCGGTCGCGCCGCCGCGCCGCGGCAATCGATTCGCAAGGCCGCGCCGCCACGCGCCGGGGGACAACCGGCCGCCGCAACCGCCGCGGCCCCCGCAGGCAACTCAGGGCTGCGCGACCAGAAGGAGAAGGTCAGCTACAGTCTCGGCCTCGACATCGGCCGCACGCTCAAGATGCAGGCCATCGATGTCGACATGAACATCATCATGCAGGGCTGCCAAGATGGTCTCACCGGCGCGCAGCCGCTGTTGACCGACGAGCAGATTCAAGAAGTGATGCAGACCTTGCAGCAAGAGATCATGGCCCGCGAACAGCAAAAGATGCAAGCCGCCAGCGGCCAAAATGAGGATGAAGGGTCCAAATTCCTGGAGGCCAACAAGAAGGCCAAGGGCGTGGTGACGCTACCCAGCGGACTGCAATACAAGGTGGTCAAGATGGGCAGCGGCCCCAAACCCAAAGCCACCGACACCGTAAAAACGCACTACAAAGGGACGCTGATCAGCGGCACGGAGTTCGATAGCTCGTACAAGCGCGGCGAACCGGCCGTGTTTCCGGTCAACCAGGTCATCCCCGGCTGGACCGAGGCCCTGCAACTCATGCCGGTCGGCTCGAAGTGGGAATTGTATGTGCCCGCCAAGCTGGCCTACGGCGAGCGCGGCGCAGGGCAGGAGATTGGCCCCAACTCGACTTTGATTTTCGAGGTGGAACTACTGGGCATCGAAGCGCCGCAGTAA
- a CDS encoding sugar phosphate isomerase/epimerase: MKLAFSSNAFLHFPLEEALDQIGGIGFRGVEVLADVPHAWPASLLAGCRREIRQALASRNLAISNINAFMMNAVADPRQHYLYPAWNEPYAPYRAIRREHTKRALQLAADIGAPNITTEPGGPIFDGQTWQSAAQIFYDELMPCVELAERLGVTLLIEPEPELLIERFDQYLEFAGRIDSPRIGLNFDIGHAYCVGEDPQDWVARMAPHTRHYHFEDIAATRVHKHLIPGHGAIDFAATLQAIEATGYDGWITVELYPYIDSPQAAAREAHEYMTRLAQRLGIARGD; the protein is encoded by the coding sequence ATGAAACTTGCCTTCAGCTCCAACGCCTTTCTGCACTTTCCGCTCGAGGAGGCGCTGGATCAGATCGGCGGCATCGGGTTTCGCGGCGTTGAGGTGCTGGCCGACGTGCCGCACGCCTGGCCCGCTAGTCTGCTCGCCGGGTGCCGCCGCGAGATTCGCCAGGCGCTGGCCAGCCGCAACCTTGCCATCTCAAACATCAACGCGTTCATGATGAACGCCGTGGCCGATCCGCGGCAGCATTATCTCTACCCGGCCTGGAACGAGCCTTACGCGCCGTACCGCGCCATCCGCCGCGAGCACACCAAACGGGCCCTGCAACTGGCCGCCGACATCGGCGCGCCGAACATCACCACCGAGCCGGGAGGTCCGATCTTCGACGGGCAAACCTGGCAGAGCGCGGCACAAATCTTTTACGACGAACTGATGCCGTGCGTCGAACTGGCCGAACGGCTTGGCGTGACGCTGCTCATCGAGCCAGAGCCCGAACTGTTGATCGAGCGCTTCGACCAATACTTGGAGTTCGCGGGACGGATCGACTCGCCACGGATCGGATTGAATTTCGATATTGGCCATGCCTATTGCGTGGGCGAAGACCCACAGGACTGGGTCGCCCGCATGGCGCCGCACACTCGGCACTATCATTTTGAGGACATTGCCGCCACGCGAGTTCACAAGCACCTGATTCCCGGCCACGGCGCTATCGATTTTGCGGCCACGCTGCAAGCCATCGAAGCCACCGGGTACGATGGCTGGATCACCGTCGAACTGTATCCTTATATCGACAGTCCCCAGGCCGCCGCGCGCGAGGCCCACGAATACATGACCCGCTTGGCCCAGCGCTTGGGCATTGCCCGCGGCGATTGA
- a CDS encoding UbiA family prenyltransferase produces MAQTSEQPRIGDSTHGLTRAYLQLVRLPNVFTAMADILMGYLFTHQMVADPAGSLALLLGASAALYMAGMVLNDLFDFEIDARERPHRPLPSGRIHASTARAIGIGLVVFGVVMGWLAGWLGLSWRPGLVATALAALVVIYDASLRVTPLAPLGMAGCRALNVLLGMSLAPGDWHAAHYVIAAGVGVYILGVTWFSRGEAEVSRRLQLSMALAVLLSGIALLASYPLFVDEFLPAVSQPVYLDRWRLLMLLLGGLIAWRCVRAIITPAPLYVQAAVKNCILSLIVLDAAVCFTVRGAAGALPILVLLIPALFLGRWVYST; encoded by the coding sequence ATGGCGCAAACAAGCGAGCAACCGCGGATCGGCGACTCGACGCACGGGCTGACCCGCGCTTACCTGCAGTTGGTGCGGCTGCCGAACGTCTTTACCGCGATGGCCGACATTCTGATGGGCTATCTCTTCACCCATCAGATGGTCGCCGATCCGGCCGGATCGCTGGCGCTATTGTTGGGGGCGTCGGCCGCGCTGTACATGGCGGGCATGGTGCTGAACGATCTGTTCGATTTTGAAATCGACGCCCGCGAACGTCCGCATCGGCCCCTCCCCTCGGGGCGCATTCACGCATCGACCGCGCGGGCGATCGGCATTGGGCTGGTTGTGTTTGGCGTGGTGATGGGTTGGCTGGCGGGCTGGCTGGGGCTGTCGTGGCGGCCCGGTTTAGTTGCCACCGCGCTCGCCGCCTTGGTGGTGATCTACGACGCCTCGCTGCGCGTCACGCCGCTGGCGCCCCTGGGCATGGCCGGTTGCCGCGCGCTCAACGTGCTATTGGGCATGAGCCTGGCGCCCGGCGACTGGCACGCCGCGCACTACGTGATTGCCGCCGGCGTGGGGGTCTACATCCTCGGCGTCACCTGGTTCTCGCGCGGCGAGGCCGAAGTCAGCCGCCGCCTGCAACTGAGCATGGCGCTGGCGGTGCTGCTGTCGGGCATCGCCTTGTTGGCGTCGTACCCGTTGTTTGTCGACGAGTTTTTGCCGGCCGTGAGTCAGCCGGTGTATCTCGACCGCTGGCGACTGCTCATGCTGCTATTGGGCGGACTCATCGCCTGGCGCTGCGTGCGGGCGATCATCACGCCGGCGCCGCTCTATGTGCAGGCGGCGGTAAAGAACTGCATCTTGTCGCTCATCGTGCTCGACGCGGCGGTTTGCTTCACGGTGCGTGGGGCCGCCGGCGCGCTGCCGATCTTGGTACTGCTGATTCCGGCGTTGTTCCTGGGCCGCTGGGTCTATTCGACGTAA